A portion of the Homalodisca vitripennis isolate AUS2020 chromosome 2, UT_GWSS_2.1, whole genome shotgun sequence genome contains these proteins:
- the LOC124353824 gene encoding sodium-coupled monocarboxylate transporter 1-like isoform X2, translated as MNPSPFERNTFWSVSIGSLFYWISQHAVHPGAMQRFIAVSSLQKAKGVMLWSFVGFVVIKVVIILEGLLLYATFHDCDPLATKMVKKSGQLLPYYVIQVAKDYPGLTGLFISGVLSAALSTMSAKLNTVAGTIYEDFVKFFLKGKRLSEAKQAFSLKVITLILGIISICLVFVVEKLGALYQMVVTLNGFTSGSLVGIFSLGIFFPRANYKGAIAGALTSLVVMSGIISGSQLYIARGMLRFPGKSTSVEGCPAEFIENLGFNVSARVQTYKGVGTPVVADPAVPLLFQLSYKYFTATGSIITLLVGLLVSYLTDPQGDTSQLDPRLLAPCVRRFLPPRERPNPQEELKLMTYNNKNEDAVKCS; from the exons ATGAATCCCAGTCCATTTGAAAGGAATACATTTTGGTCAGTATCAATCGGATCTCTATTCTACTGGATTTCTCAACACGCAGTACATCCTGGAGCGATGCAAAGGTTCATTGCAGTGTCTTCACTACAGAAAGCTAAGGG AGTTATGCTTTGGAGTTTCGTCGGCTTTGTCGTCATCAAAGTCGTTATCATACTGGAGGGACTGCTGCTGTATGCCACTTTCCATGATTGTGATCCATTGGCAACTAAg ATGGTAAAGAAGTCCGGACAGCTGCTGCCTTATTACGTAATACAAGTGGCAAAGGACTATCCTGGACTCACGGGACTTTTCATATCAGGGGTACTGAGTGCAGCGCTCAG TACCATGTCGGCGAAACTAAACACAGTCGCTGGAACTATCTATGAGGACTTTGTCAAATTCTTCTTGAAGGGAAAGAGGTTATCGGAGGCCAAACAAGCTTTCAGCCTCAAAGTTATCACCCTAATTCTTGGAATTATATCTATTTGTCTGGTTTTCGTCGTGGAAAAATTAGGAGCTTTGTACCAG ATGGTGGTTACTTTAAATGGATTTACAAGTGGTTCTCTTGTGGGAATTTTCAGTTTGGGAATATTTTTTCCAAGAGCAAACTACAAG GGCGCTATCGCTGGAGCCCTAACCAGCCTCGTTGTGATGTCAGGGATAATATCAGGGTCTCAGCTGTATATAGCACGTGGAATGTTGAGGTTCCCCGGCAAGTCCACAAGCGTCGAGGGGTGCCCTGCGGAGTTCATAGAAAATCTTGGCTTCAA TGTATCGGCTCGTGTCCAAACTTACAAGGGAGTGGGCACACCGGTAGTGGCAGATCCGGCAGTTCCTCTCCTGTTCCAGTTGTCCTACAAGTATTTCACCGCCACTGGCTCTATAATAACGCTCCTGGTAGGTCTCCTTGTATCCTATCTCACGGATCCTCAGGGAGACACTTCACAGCTGGACCCTCGCCTGCTGGCTCCGTGTGTCAGGCGATTCCTCCCACCTAGGGAGAGGCCGAACCCGCAAGAAGAGCTCAAGCTAATgacctataataataaaaatgaagatgCAGTTAAGTGTTCATGA